Within Leptospirillum ferriphilum, the genomic segment TCACCCAGATGCTCTTCCGCCTCGACTCCAACTCCCATGCCGGAAGCCTCTGTGGCGACCGGAAGTCGTCCAGGCATGGTTGAGCAGTTTTCCCGGAGGGAATCCCGCTGACATCACCGACATTGTACGCCCGTCCGGAAATAAACCAACCGGGAGAGACACAAAAGGCGGCGGTGGAAAGCCTCGAGGACCTAGAAACAAAAAATACAGGCGAGAAGTTTGATGAGCACTCTTTCAAAAATTCATCGCCCTGTGGGAAGTCGTCGAGCTAAAGCCCCTTCTCCGCAAGCGCGAGACCTCCTGCTATCGCAGGTTCTTACTGCGCCCAACGGTCGCGACATACTCGCTCTGCTCAGGGCAACGGGCCAGAGCAAACTAGGCGCTGTAGAGGCCGTAACACCGCCCGGATCGTTTGCAGATGTTGTCATCGCGCAAGTTCGCGAAAAGACCGACCTGCCGCCGGAGATTGCATTGGCTGTTGTCCTGTCACAGATAGGTGCGGCCCTGGCCCAGGCAGGCACCACGGTGTCATGGCCTGATGATCATCGCCCAGTGGAACTGACATTGTGGATTTTGGTCCTGGCCCCAAGCGGAGCCGGAAAAACGCTGCTCCGGAACCTGGTTGCCGACGCATTGCAACTGCACCCGAAAGAACTGGCAGAACCGGGATCAGCACGAGCTTTTTTAGAGTCGCTGCGGGAACGGGATGGCAAGGCACTTTGGGTGCGAGACGAGTATGGGCAGCTGATGCGACAGGTTGCCGACGGCGGTCCGCTCGGACCACTGCGCGACTATATGCTGCGTGCTTATGACCATGGGCCGCTTGAGGTCACAACCATGAAGGATGGACTGGTAAAAATCGACAAGCCGCTGCTGTCTATCTTCGCTTCTACGGTTGATTCCACATGGTCAAGATGTATAGATCCGGCGATGCTTGCCGACGGTTTGTTGGCAAGGCACCTGTTCATCGTTGCAGAGCACCGACCGCTCGCCGTGCCACGCTATCCCCTCCAGGATATGCGCGATGCGATCGAGCTGGCCGCTATGCCCTTGCGTGCAAGGCTCGCTACAGAGCCAATGCATTACGTCATCACGCCTCAGGCGGCAAGGGCCTATGACGCCATGTGGCGAGATCTTGTCGGGCATCTGGGCGACATGATCGATCCGGCCTATTTCCGGCGCGTGACGTGGAACGCCGCGCGCTACGCTGTGATTTATCACATCTTGCTTGGCAAGCATGGAAGTGAAATTGGCATCGACGCAATGCGATGGGCCTGGCGCATGGTGCAACTCCATCTGCAGTACGCGCGTGAAGTCCTTGCGTTTTCGGATCCAGGAATTGCGACAAGGCTGGACAAAATTCTGGGCTGGGTCGAGGAGGAGGCCGCGCAAGGCCGAGACCCTCGCGAGCCAGCCTTCGCAAGGAGGCTATTGATGAGATTTAAGCGAGATCTGCAAAGTGTCTCGGAAGCGAAGCAAATCATTGATATGACTAAGAAGATTCCACTTAATGGAACACCTCTTGTTGGCAATTTGTTGGCACCCCTGCCAACAAAAAAAAGCAATTTTAAATAAGGACTTAATTGCGTTGTTGGCAGGCGGCAGGGGGGGACACCCTCCGGAGGCGGAGGGAGGGGGATGGGGCAAGGAGAAAAGGGCCTCTAATTCACCACACCCGATGCACCTCTGGGTGGTTTGGAAGCAAAAGAAGAAAAGCGGAAGCAAAAGCCGGAAATCGGTGGGAGATGGTGGATTCCGGAAGCAAAAGCCGAAGAGTGGAAGAAATCCGGTGGTAATTGGTGGAAATCGGGAGAAAAG encodes:
- a CDS encoding DUF3987 domain-containing protein; translation: MSTLSKIHRPVGSRRAKAPSPQARDLLLSQVLTAPNGRDILALLRATGQSKLGAVEAVTPPGSFADVVIAQVREKTDLPPEIALAVVLSQIGAALAQAGTTVSWPDDHRPVELTLWILVLAPSGAGKTLLRNLVADALQLHPKELAEPGSARAFLESLRERDGKALWVRDEYGQLMRQVADGGPLGPLRDYMLRAYDHGPLEVTTMKDGLVKIDKPLLSIFASTVDSTWSRCIDPAMLADGLLARHLFIVAEHRPLAVPRYPLQDMRDAIELAAMPLRARLATEPMHYVITPQAARAYDAMWRDLVGHLGDMIDPAYFRRVTWNAARYAVIYHILLGKHGSEIGIDAMRWAWRMVQLHLQYAREVLAFSDPGIATRLDKILGWVEEEAAQGRDPREPAFARRLLMRFKRDLQSVSEAKQIIDMTKKIPLNGTPLVGNLLAPLPTKKSNFK